The Miscanthus floridulus cultivar M001 chromosome 7, ASM1932011v1, whole genome shotgun sequence genome includes a region encoding these proteins:
- the LOC136463209 gene encoding uncharacterized protein, translating into MIQLLFAVLVAEASLTAALLFKTPLRKLAVLVVDRLKRGRHAPVVVKTVAGVVLALLASTLYSMAQISGSASDSDSGSGGGPTPTDQVLFSRHLLEACLMGYSLFLALVIDRLHQYVRDLRGFKKDLEAVRKHNKMLEETKHGNSEEAKKYQEEIATLNKEMKKLKLQVQEKIEEVHVAEDKALTIQKQSEGLLIEYDRLLEDNQHLRDQLVSIDLRLSSSS; encoded by the exons ATGATCCAGCTGCTGTTCGCCGTGCTGGTGGCGGAGGCGTCCCTGACGGCGGCTCTGCTCTTCAAGACGCCGCTGCGGAAGCTCGCCGTGCTAGTGGTCGACCGGCTCAAGCGCGGCCGCCACGCGCCCGTCGTCGTCAAGACGGTCGCGGGCGTCGTCCTAGCCCTGCTCGCTTCGACGCTCTACAGCATGGCTCAGATCAGCGGCAGCGCGAGCGACTCCGACTCCGGCTCCGGCGGCGGGCCCACGCCCACCGACCAGGTGCTCTTCTCGCGTCACCTCCTGGAGGCGTGCCTCATGG GGTACTCCTTATTTCTTGCTCTAGTGATTGACCGGCTACACCAATACGTCAGAGATTTGCGTGGGTTCAAGAAGGACTTAGAGGCTGTACGTAAGCATAATAAAATGTTGGAGGAAACAAAACATGGAAATTCAGAGGAGGCAAAGAAGTACCAGGAAGAGATTGCCACTTTGAACAAGGAGATGAAGAAACTGAAGCTACAAGTCCAGGAAAAGATAGAAGAGGTCCATGTTGCTGAGGACAAGGCACTTACTATCCAAAAACAATCTGAAGGCTTGCTGATTGAATATGACCGCCTGCTGGAGGACAATCAGCATCTTCGGGATCAGCTGGTGTCAATTGACCTGAGGCTTTCCAGCTCTTCTTGA